DNA from Methylobacterium currus:
ACGCCACGACCACCGGCACGACGACCGGCGAGACGGCGCATGACGCCTCGACCGGCGCCGGGGCCGGCGCCTCGCTCGGCACGATTCTCGGCGGCGGCGCCGGCCTGCTCACCGGCCTCGGCCTGCTCGCCATTCCGGGCGTCGGCCCGGTGGTCGCGGCGGGCTGGCTCGTCGCGACGCTCACCGGCGCCGGCGTCGGCGCCGCAGCCGGCGGCCTGATCGGCTCCCTCACCGGGGCGGGCCTCAGCGAGGAGCACGCCCACACCTACGCCGAAGGCGTGCGCCGCGGCGGTACCCTGGTCACGGTGCGGGCGGACGACGCCCATGCCGACCGCGTCAACAGCATCCTCAAGGAGCACGGCTCGGTCGACATGGACGACCGCGCCCGCGGCTGGCGCCAGGAGGGCTGGACCGGACGCCACGACGAGACGGCCTCCTCGCTGACCAACCCGGCGGCGGTCGCCGGCGGCTCGTCGGCGGTGGGCGCGGCCGGCAGCACCACCACCGGCCTCAATACCGGCGGGATGCCCTTTGCGGCCGGCGCCACGCCGACCACCCAGACGGTCGATGCGGGCCTGCCCGGCACCACCCGCGAGCGCCATGTCGGCATCGAGGACGAGCTGCCCCCGGCCCGTCAGCCGTTGGGCACCGAGCGGCGCTGATTGGTCATCGGGTGACGTGAAACAGGCGGCGGCAGGGGCGACCCTGCCGCCGCTCCCTTTTGCGCCCGGAGCGCGGCACGGGCCGCCATCCTGGCGAGCGAATTGTCCCTCGACTGCCCGTATGCCGGTTGCGGGTCCCGTCGATTGGCGACAACTATCCGTCGATTGCGCTGCATTGTGCGCCGGCGCACCTCGGCTCCTTCAATTGAATGACGCAAAATGCCGGGGTTTGGCATCTTTATGGCACCTGAGCGGCGCCGCGGGCGCCGGGGGGATGCCGGATGTCCGACGCCGATGCGTGGTCCGCCCTGCTGGGGCCGCTCGTCACCGCCTATGCCCCGGTCCTCGCCGTGCCCGGGCCCAACCTGCTGGTGGTGCTACGCGCGAGCGTCGCGGCGCCCGGGCGCGGTCCGCTCGTCGCCGCCCTCGGGGTCGCCTGCGGGGCCGGGCTGGCGGCGGCCTTCGCCGGGCTCGGGGCTTCGCTCCTGCCGGCGGGGCGCCTCGTCACCGGCCTCGGTACCGCCTTGTTCGCGCTCCTGATGCTGCGCGCCGCCTATCGCCTGGTGAGCGGCCGGGCCGGCCTGCCGGAGGATCCGGCTCGGCTCGTGCGCGGGCGCGACGCCGGCACCTTCGCGCTCGGCCTCGGGGCGGCGGTGACCAACCCGGTCAGCCTCGCCTTCTTCGCCGGCTTCTTCCTGGCCCATCCGGACCGGGCGGCGGTGCCGGTGGCGGGGGCGGCGGTGTTCTGCATGGCGGCGGCATGGTTCGGCCTCGTCGGCCTCGTCCTCGCGCGGCCGTCCTGCCGGGCGCGTCTCGCCGGCACCGGGCGCCTCGCCCGCCTCGTTCTGGCGGCGCTCCTCGTCGCTTGCGCGGCGCTCGCGGTCGGGCGGGCGCTCCAGACGTGAGCGCTGGCGTGACCGGGCGATCCTCCCTTACACTGCCGGCAACAACCATGCCGGGAGGAACTCATGCGCTGGATCGCCGTCCTCGTCGCCCTCGTCTGCGCGTCCCCTTATGCGGCACCGGCCCTGGCCGAGGAGCCGCTCGCGTTCCGGGTCGACCCGGCCTGGCCGAAGCCGTTGCCGAACAACTGGATCATGGGTCAGGCCGCGGGCGTCGCGGTGGATGCCGAGGACCATGTCTGGGTGATCCAGCGCTCGCGCACGCTGACCGACGACGAGAAGGCCGCGAGCCTGAACCCGCCGCGCACCCGCTGCTGCGCCCCCGCCCCGCCGGTTCTGGTGTTCGACCAGGAGGGCACTCTCATCAAGTCCTGGGGCGGGCCGGGCCAGGGCTACGACTGGCCGCAGAACGAGCACGGCATCCACATCGACCACAAGGGCTTCGTGTGGCTCGCCGGCAACGGCGATCAGGACGGGCAGATCCTGAAATTCACGAAAGACGGCCGCTTCGTGATGCAGATCGGCAAGTCCGGGCCGCAGACCGACAGCCGCGACACCACGCGGCTGGGCCGCCCGGCCAACATGCAGGTCGATCCGGAGACGAACGAACTCTACGTCGCCGACGGCTACTACAACCACCGGGTCATCGTGTTCGACGCCGAGACCGGGGCGTTCAAGCGGATGTGGGGCGCCTATGGCGAGCCCCCGACCGACGAGGTGCAGGGGCCCTACGACCCGGCAGCGGCGCTGCCCCGGCAGTTCCGCAACCCGGTCCATTGCGTGCAGGTGGCCCGCGACGGCCTCGTCTATGTCTGCGACCGTACCAACGACCGGGTCCAGGTCTTCCGCCGCGACGGCACCTTCGTGAAGGAGTTCCGGGTCGAGCCGCAGACCCGGGCCAACGGCTCGGTCTGGGAGCTCGCCCTGTGGCCGGACGAGGCGCAGACCTATCTGCTGAATGCCGACGGCGCCAACAACGAGGTCCGCACCCTGCGGCGGGAGGACGGCGCGGTCCTCGGCCGTTTCGGCCGCAACGGCCGGATGGCCGGCGACTTCCACTAGGTGCACAACCTCGCGGTCGATTCGCGGGGCAACGTCTTCACCACCGAGGTCGATACCGGCAAGCGGGCCCAGAAATTCCTGTTCCAGGGCAACATGGTGCTGCGCAAGCGCACGCCGTGACGGCGCTCACGCCTCGCCGCCGGTCTCGGGCCCGGAGAAGTCCGTCGCCCGCGCGGCGAGGTCGTCGAGGTTGCGCCGCATCTGTTCCAGGCTGAAGGCGAGCCAGAAGATGCGGCCGACGCCGTCGGTGGACAGGGTCCGGGTCACCTGGCGCCGGCGCATCCCGTCGATGGCGTCACGATAGCCGGCGATCGCCGCCGCCAGGGCCGCGTCGTCCCCGGCAGGGCGCCGCCCCGTGCCGAGCGCGTCGGCGAGGTCCCGCAGGCGCGCGGCCGCCGCCCGGGCGGCCGTGCCCCAGGGCTCCGCCAGATGGGCCCGCAGCACCTCCACGTCGGCCTCCGAGATGGCGCGGCGCAGGAGAACGAGGTCGTGGCGCAGGCGCATCAGGGTGCGCAGCAGCGGGTCCGGGTCGGGGGCGGCCGAGAGCCGGCTGCGGCGCTCCCGGGCAGCCTCGCCCGCCAGGGTCTCCAGCCGCGCGAGGCTCCGGCGCACCGTCGGCGGCAGGGCCTTGGCCTCCGGCGTCTCCTCCGCGTCGAGGCGCGCGAGCGCCTCGAGCTGGTCGGCGAGGAGGCGCGCGAGGCGCGCGGCCTGACCCGTCACCGCCCGGGCGGCCCGGGCCGGCGCCACGAGGAGCGAGACGGCGAGACCCACGACGCAGCCGAGCCCGATCTCCAGGATCCGGTCGAGGGCGAAGGCGAGAGGTCCGAGGGTCGAGCCGGTGGTGGAGAGCAGCACGATGATGGCGGTGATCGGCGCGATCCGGAAGCCTGCCGAGACCGCCGCCGCGAAGGTGAGGGGCGCCACCGCGACGAACAGCGCCGCGAAGGTCGAGGCGCCGCCGTGATGCGGGATCGCGAAGGCGACCACGCCGCCGTAGCAGGCGCCCAGCACCGAGCCGAGGAACCGGTCGAGCGCCGCCTTGAGCGAGCCGCCGACGCTGCTCTGGGTGACGATGAGCGCGGTGATGACCGCCCAGTAGCCCTGCGGCAGCCCGAACGCCTCGGCCAGCCCGTAGGTCGCGAGGCTCGCGGCCGTCATCCGCAAGCCCTGCGTCAGGCGCGGCCGCTGCCGGTCGAACCAGCGCCGCAGGCGGTCGGAGAGGCTGCCCGGAAGTGAAGCCATGGCCGGGTCAGAGCGGGTGCGGGCCGCCGAGTCAACCGCCGCGGCACCGCTTCGCGGGGGATCGCGCCGTCATCCGGGCTTTACCGCCCCCATGCGATGTCCCTACGACGGAAGAGTTAACGGCAACGCGAGGGTCGGGGCGGTGACGATGCGCAAGATCGTGGGGGTAATGGGCGTTCTGGCCGCGCTGGCGGCTTTGCCGGCGGAGGGGCGGCCGTTATCCGCGATTCAGCAGGACGGCACGCTGCGGGTCGGGCTGACCGGCGACTACGCACCTTACTCCTTGCGCCAGCCCGACGGCAGCATCAAGGGCGCCGACGTCGTGATGGCGGGCGACCTCGCCAAGGCCCTCGGCGTCAAGGTCGAGATCGTGCCGACGACCTGGAAGACCCTGAAGGACGATCTGCTCTCCGACCGCTACGACGTCGCCATGGGGGGCGTCAGCGTGACCCCGGACCGGGCGGCGGTGGCCGACTTCTCGATTCCGGTGCTGACCGACGGCAAACGCCCGATCGTGCGCTGCGCTGAAAAGGACCGCTACGTCTCGATCAAGGACATCGACAAGCCGGAGGTCCGGGTCGTGGTCAATCCCGGCGGCACCAACCAGCGCTTCGCCGATGCCAACTTTCCGCACGCCTCGGTGCGGGTGTTTCCGGACAACCGCGCGATCTTCAAGGAGGTGGCCGAGGGTCGCGCGGACCTGATGGTGACCGATGGCGCCGAGGTCGATTACCAGTCCCGGCTCAATGCCGGCGTGCTCTGCCCTGCCGCCGTGACCGGCACCTTCGACAAGGCCGACAAGGCGTTCTGGATGACCCGCGACCCGGCCCTGAAGGCGGCGGTCGACGGGTGGCTGTCGAAGACGCTGAAGAGCGGCGCCTACGGCAAGGCGCTGGCCAAGGCGGCGGAGTAGGGATCGTGTTTTCGTAGGTTGGACTTAAGTCAATCCGCGTCATCCCGGGCCTCGCCGAAGACGAGACCCGGGATGCATCTCCGCCGACGGTGAAGAACGGCACGGAATGCGATCCGCGCTGTTCTGGACCTTCTGCGGTCATGGATCCCGGGGTTCCGCTTTCGCGGCCCCGGGATGACGCGTCGTGTGTCGGGACCGTGATCCGGACCGCCTCGATCAGCCCAGGAACCCGATCGAGATCCACGGCACCAGGATCACCACCGCGAGGCCGACGAGCAGCGCCAGCATGTAGCCGACGATCGGCCGGATGCCCGCATCCGGATGGATCCGGCTGATCGCGCAGGCGGCGTAGTACCCGACGCCGAAGGGCGGCGCGAACAGGCCGACGCCCATCGCCAGGATCACCACCATCGCGTAGTGCACCTCGTGCACTCCGACCTGGCGGGCGATCGGGAAGAGCAGCGGGCCGAACAGCACGATCGCCGGGATGCCTTCCAGCACCGAGCCGAGGATCACGAAGGCCACCGCCGAGACGACCAGGAAGCCGCGCGCCCCGCCGGGCAGGCTCTTCATCATCACGGCCAGGCTCTGCGAGAAGCCCGACTGGGTCAGGGCCCAGGCCATGCCGGTCGCCGCCCCGATGATCAGCAGGATCGCGCCCGACAAGGAGGCGGTCGAGACCAGCATCGGGTAGACCCGGCGCCAGTCGAACTGGCGGTAGATCAGGAGGCCGGCGAGGATCGCGTACACGATGCCGATGGTCGAGACTTCCGTTGCGGTCGCCACGCCCTCGACCACCGCGGCGCGGATGACGAAGGGCAGCGCCAGGGCCGGAAAGGCGATGACGAGCGCCTTGCCGATCTCGCCCTTGCCGGCGCGCTTGACGTGACGGAGATCCTCGCCGCGGTAGCGCCACCAGACCAGCGTGCAGAGCGTGATGCCGAGCACCACGCCGGGCAGCAGGCCGCCGGTGAAGAGCGCGGTGATCGACACGCCGGTGACCGACCCGATGGTGATGAGCACCAGCGAGGGCGGGATGGTCTCGGTCTGCGCGCCGGTGGCCGCGAGCAGCGCGACGAGGTCGCCCTCCTTGGCGCCGCGCTTCTTCATCTCGGGGAAGAGCACCGGGGCCACCGCCGCCATGTCGGCAGCCTTGGACCCCGAGATGCCCGAGACGAGGTACATCGCGCCGACGAGCACGTAGTGCAGGCCGCCGCGGACATGGCCGAGCAGGCTCGCCAGGAAGCCCACCATGGCCTTGGCCATGCCGGTCATCTCGATCAGCAGGCCGAGGAACACGAAGAGCGGCACGGCGAGCAGGATGAGGTGGCTCATCCCCTCGTCCATGCGCCCGACCACCACCATGGCGGGGGCCCGCGTCGTCAGCATCAGGTAGCCGAAGGTGGCGAGCCCGAACGCGAAGGCGATCGGCACGCCGGTGAAGACGAGCGCGCCGACGCCCAGCACGAAGAAGATCAGCAGGTTCCAGTTGCCGAGGGTGCGCAGGGTCGGCTCGGCCAGCATCAGGGCGGCGATGATGAGGCCGGTGAGCGCGACCGCGCCGACCGCGTGGCGCCAGTCGGCGCATTCGATCAGGCGCAGGGTGGCCACGACCAGCATCAGGGCGAAGCCGACCGGCAGGGCGGCGGCGCGCCAGGCATTGGTGATCTCGAGCGCCGGCGTCTGGACGAAGACCTCCTCCGCGGCGAACTCGTAGGCCGGATGCAGCAGCATCAGCACGAAGGCGAGGCCGGCGGCGAGCGCCACCGCCTCCAGGAAGGCCTGGGTCTTCACCGAGGCCATGCTGACGAGCGCCGTCATCCGCATGTGCTCGGCGCGGCGATAGGCGACGACCGAGCCCAGCATGGCAAGCCAGAGGAACAGGATCGAGGCGAGCTCGTCCGACCAGACGATGGGGGCGTGGAAGACGTAGCGGCTGACCACGCCGGCGAGCAGCACCACGACCTCGGCCACCACCAGGAGGGCGGCCGGGATCTCGATCAGCCAGCCGAGCGTGTCGTCGAGCGTGCGCGCCCAGGCGCGCTTGGCGGACGCCGCCGGCAAGGCAGGCGTCTCCGTCGCGATGTCGACATGCATCCTATGCCTCCCTCAGGCCAATTTGCCGGAGACGGCCTCGAGGTGCTCCCAAGCCGCGTCGCCGTACTTGTTCTTCCAGTCCTTGTAGAATGTCGTGCGGCCGAGCGCATCGCGAAATTTCTGGCGGTCGACCTCGACGAAGGTGATTCCCTTGGATCCGAGATCCTGGCGGAGGGAGGAGCTGAGCTTGACGATGTCGGCGCGCTGGTCGTCGGCCGAGCGGTCGAGCTCGCGAGTGACGATGGCGCGCAGGTCCTCGGGCAGGCGCTGCCAGGCCTTCTTGTTGCCGAGGATCCAGTAGCCGTCCCAGACGTGGCCGGTGAGGCTGCAGCTCTTCTGAACCTCGTAGAGCCGGGTCGTCGCCGTGATGGCGAGCGGGTTCTCCTGGCCCTCGAAGATCTTGGTCTGCAGCGCCGAATACAGCTCGTTGAAGTTGAGCGGCGCGGCGCCGGCATCGAGCGCCTTGAACAGCGAGGTCAGCATCGGCGACGGCGGTACGCGGATCTTGAAGCCCTTGAGGTCTTCAGGAACCTTGATCTCGCGGGTCGAGGAGGTGATGTGGCGAAAACCGTTGTCCCACACCTTCGAGACGGTCTGGATCGGCGTCTTGGCGATCTGCTCGCGGACATACGTGCCGAGACCGCCATCCATGGCCTTCCACACGTCGTCGTAATCCTTGAACGCAAAGCCGGTATTCGGCAGCGCCGCGGCGGCGACGAAGGTCGAGAGGATCGAGGTCGAGAGATTGAAGAACTCGACGCTGCCGTTGCGCACCTGCGACAGCAGGTCGGTGTCGGAGCCGAGCTGGTTGGCCGGGAAGAGCTTGATGTCGAGCCGCCCGTTCGAGGCCTCGCGGATGCGGGCGAGCGCTTCCTGGGCGCGGGTGTTGACCGGGTGGGTCGGGTCCTGGCCGGTGGCGAGCTTGTACTCGAACTCGGCGGCGCGCACCGGCCGGGTGAAGATCGTGGCGAGCGGGAATGCGGCTGCGCCGGCGATGAGCGTTCGGCGGGAGAGGGTGTGGCTCATGGTCGTTTCCTCGGGAGGGGAGGGCCGGTGGGCCGGCCTCTGAACGTGACGATTTCGTCTGCGGCGGAGCCGCAAGATCCAGAATGAAGCGCGGGATCCCCTCTCCCGTGTGGGAGAGGGGTAGGGGTGAGGGTGGGACGCCTCAGCGTGAAGCGGATACCGTGATGCTGGCGGCTCGACGTTCGGTGCTCGATCCTTGACCGTCGCCACCCTCGCCCCCGGCCCCTCTCCCACATGGGAGAGGGGAGGTGTGTTGGGCTTACTTGCCGTTCAGTGCGCGGTAGGACCCGATCACCTGGCTGTCGTCCTCCGCGCCCGCCCCACGGCTCGACGCCGCGAGAAAGAGCTGGTGGGCGAGGGCTGCGAGGGGCAGGGCCGCCTTCTCGCTGCGGCCGGCCTCGAGCACGATGCCGAGATCCTTGACGAAGATGTCGACGGCGCTGGTGACCCGCGGGGTCTCCTCCAGCATCCGGGGACCGCGGTCGCGCAGCATCCAGCTGGATGCCGAGGAGCCCGAGACGATCTCGAGCGCGGTCGCGCCGTCGATCCCGACCTTCGCCGCGAGCGACAGGGCTTCCGCCGCCGCCGCGAGATTGACCCCGCACAGGAGCTGGTTGACCGCCTTCATGGTGGCGCCCTGGCCGGGCTCGGGCCCGACATGGAACACCTTGTCGCCCATCGCCTCCAGCAGCGGCCGCACCCCGGCGATCACGTCGGCGGGGGCCGCCGCCATGATGGTGAGGGTCCCGGCCTCGGCACCGACGACTCCGCCGGAGACCGGCGCATCGACGAAGGCCCGGCCGGTCGCCGTCACCCGCCTGGCCAGCGCCGCGACGGCGGCCGGCGGGCAGGTCGCCATCAGGACCACTGCCGCGTCCGGGCCCAAGCGCTCCAGGGCGCCCTCGCCGAACAGGATGCTCTCCGCCTGATCGGCGTTGACCACCATCAGCACCAGGGCGCCGGCGCCCTCGGACGCTGCCGCGATCGTGTCGGCGGGGGTGCCGCCGGCAGTCGCGAAGGCGCTGCGCCCTTCCGCCCGCACGTCGAAGCCGCGCACGGGAAAACCGTGCCGCACGAGGTTGCGGGCCATCGGCAGGCCCATCGAGCCCAAGCCCACGAAGGCGACGGGGGACATTGCGCTCACAGCCATTCGCGGATGCTCCGCACCATGGCGCTCGTCGAGATGCCGTAGCGGTCGTGCAGGGTCGGCAGGGCGCCGGCATCCAGGAACTCGTCCGGCAGGCCGACCTGGCGGAACGCCTTCGGCACCGTGCCGGAGCGCAGGAGCAGCCCCGCCACCGCCTCGCCCAGGCCCCCGACGACCGTGTGGTTCTCCGCCACCACGACCAGGCGCCCGCCCTTGCCGGCCTCGCGCAGGATCGTCTCCGTGTCGAGCGGCTTGATCGTCGGCACGTGCAGCACCGAGACGTCGATCTTGTCGCCCCGCAGGGCCTCCGCCGCCTCAAGGGCCCGCATGGTCATCAGGCCGGTCGAGATGATGAGGACGTCGTTGCCGTCGCGGATCGTCTTCGCTTTCCCAAGCTCGAATTTGTAGCCGTACTCGTCGAGCACGAGGGGCACGTTGCCGCGCAGGAGCCGCATGTAGACCGGCCCCTTGTGATCGGCGATGGCCGGCACGGCCTGGGCGATCTCGTGCGCGTCGCAGGGGTCGAGGATCGTCATGTTGGGCAGGCCGCGGAAGATCGCGATGTCCTCCGTCGCCTGATGGCTCGGGCCGTAGCCGGTGGTGAGGCCGGGCAGCGCGCAGACGATCTTGACGTCGAGATTCTCCTCCGCGATCGCCATGCAGATGAAGTCATAGGCCCGCCGCGCCGCGAACACCGCGTAGGTGGTGGCGAAGGGCTGGAAGCCCTCGCGCGCCATGCCGGCGGCAGCACTGATCAGCAGCTGCTCGGCCATGCCCATCTGGTAGAAGCGCTCGGGGTGCTTCTGGGCGAAGATGTGCAGGTCGGTGTACTTGCCGAGGTCGGCGGTCAGCCCGACGATCTCGGGCCGCTCCTCGGCGAGCTTGGCCAGCGCATGGCCGAAGGGGGCCGGCGCGGTGCGCTGGTCGGGGCCGGCCAGCGAGGCGATCATCGCCGAGGTGGTGAGCCGTTCACCCGTGTTGGCCTCGGAGAGCCAGGCCGGGCGCGTGTACTTCGAGCGTCTCATGCGGGCCTCCCGGCATCCAGGATGTGAATCGCGTCCTGCCATTCCTGCGGCTCCACCCGCAGGAAGTGATTGCGCTCGCGCGCCTCCAGGAAGGGAATGCCCTTCGCCATCTTGGTGTCGCAGATGATGATGCGCGGCTTCGGCTCAGTGCAGGCCCGGGCCTGGTCGAAGGCCCGGACCAGGGCGTCGATGTCGTTGCCGTCGACCCGCTGGACGTGCCAGCCGAAGGCCTCGAAGCGGGAGGCCGCCGGCTCGAAGCCGGTGACCTGCGAGGCCGGGCCGTCGGCCTGCTGGTTGTTGACGTCGACGATGGCGATCAGGTTGTCGAGCTTCCAGTGGCTCGCCGACCAGGCGCCCTCCCAGATCGAGCCCTCGCCGAGCTCGCCGTCGGAGATCAGGCAGTAGACGAACGAGTCGGACTTCTTGCGCTTGAGGCCGAGGCAGAAGCCGACCGCGAGCGCGAGGCCGTGGCCGAGCGAGCCGCCGGTGATCTCCATCCCGGGAGTGTAGGCGGCCATGCCGGACATCGGCAGCCGGCTGTCGTCGGCCCCGTAGCTCGTCAGCTCGTCCTCCGGCAGGATCCCGGCCTCGAGCAGCGCGGCGTAGAGCGCGATGGCATAGTGGCCGATCGAGAGCAGGAAGCGGTCGCGCCCCTCCCATTCCGGCTCGTCCGGCCGGTAGCGCATGGCGTGGAAGTACGACACCGCCAGCACGTCGGCGATGCCGAGGGCCTGGGCGATGTAGCCCTGGCCCTGGACCTCGCCCATCAGCAGGGCGTTGCGGCGGATGCGGTAGGCCCGCTCGGCGAGCGAGGGGCTGTTCTGCCGGGGAGGCGATTCGACGGTCGGCATGATCGGCTCCTCAGTGGATCAGCATGCCGCCGTTCACGTCGATGACGGCGCCGGTGATGTAGGAGGAAAGGTCGGAAGCCAGGAACAGGCAGGCATTGGCGACGTCGTCGGCGACGCCGAGGCGGCCGAGCGGGATGCCCTTGGCGATCTCGACCTTCAGCTCGTCGGTGAGCTTGCCGCCGGTGATGTCGGTCTGGATCAGGCCCGGGGTGATGCTGTTGACCCGCACCGTGTCGGGGCCGAGCTCGCGGGCCATCGCCTTGCCGAGGCCCAGCACGCCGCCCTTGGCGGCGCTGTAATGCGGCCCGCCGAAGATGCCGCCGCCGCGCTGCGCCGAGACCGACGACATGCAGACGATCGACCCGGATTTCTGCCGGCGCATCTGCGGCACCACCGCCTGGCTCATGTAGAGCGTCCCGCGCAGGTTCACGTCGAGCACCGCGTCGTAGTTGCCGGGCTCGATCTCCATGAACTTCAGCGGCTGGGTGATGCCGGCATTGTTGACCAGCACGTCGATGCGACCGAACCGGGAGACCACCTCGTCGGCGGCGGCCTGGCAGGCGGCCTTGTCGGTGACGTTGCAGGCGAGGCCGACATGGCCCTCGCCGATCGCGCGGGCGGCCTCTTCGGCCTGGCCGGCATCGAGATCGAGGATCACCACCTTGGCGCCATGCTGGGCGAAGAGCTTCGCGGTGGCGCGGCCGATCCCCCGCAGCGATGCGGCGCCGGTGATCAGGCACACCTTGTCGGTCAGCAGCATGTCGTCCTCCCTGGCTTGTTCGGCGCGGGCCCGTGCGTCGGGCCGGCCTTCGGGCACGAGGGAGAGTCTCGCGGCGCTCGGGGCTCACCCCCGCATCGCCGCCCGTCCTCGACGGTTCCTCCCTCGTCTCGTTGGGCACACTGTGCCCCGGCGGAGGGAGGCGGACAAACGCGGAAATTGCAGCTGAAGGTGAATGGGATTCATCTGGCGGGGCGGCGGCCGCGGAGTCCGGGGGATGGCGGAAGCGTCCGCGTCCATCCGGCAAGGTCGTCGGCGCAGAGCGACCTGCGATCGCCAGTCATCGCGGGACAGGCTGGGCTGTCCTGAAAAAGATTGAGCGCGGGTCCCCCCCTCTCCCGGGTGGGAGAGGGGGGGACCCGCGCCTGAACTTCGAAGGATTTTCCTCGGACGGCCCGGCGGGACGAAACCAGAGCCGTCCCTCAGAGCGCCTTCAGCAGCGTCTCCGCTCCGGACAGGTCCGCCTTCGACGGCGCGTCCTCGACGTTGAGGACGCGCACCACGCCGTCCTCGACCACCATGGCGTAGCGCTTCGAGCGCACGCCGAGGCCGAAGCCGGTGCCGTCCATGTCGAGGCCCAGCGCCTTGGCGAAGTCGCCGTTGCCGTCGGCCAGGAACTCGATGCCCTCGGCGCCGGCCGATTTCGACCAGGCGTCGAGCACGAACACGTCGTTGACCGAGGTCACCGTGATCGCGTCGATGCCACGGGCCAGGATGTCGCCGCGCCGGGTGACGTAGCCGGGCAGGTGGTTGCGGTGGCAGGTCGGCGTGAAGGCGCCCGGCACCGCCACCAGCACCACGCGGCGGCCCTTGAACACGTCGTCGGTGGTCTTGGGCACGGGGCCATCGGGGCCCATGACACGGAAAGTCGCCTGGGGCAGGTGATCGCCGACCTGGATCGTCATCGTGGCTCTCCTCGCGGAATGGTCCGGGCGGGGTCTAGCGCGGCGGTCCAGGTGAGTCGAGGTCGCGGGTCAGGGTTGCGCGGGGCGGCGTGCCCCGCCTCCGCCCCGCGGCGAGCGGCGCGGGACCCGGCGGGCCTCCCCGCGCGTTCCCGCACAAGCGGACTATGGACAACGCCGGGGCGGAGCGTAGCATGGGCTTCATGCGCAGCAGATTTCCACAGGACCTCCTCTCCCAGGACCCGGCCGTGAGCGGCGGGGCGCCGGACCCGCGCGCCGGCGACCGGGAGGGAGCGGCCCGCGGCGCGCCGAGC
Protein-coding regions in this window:
- a CDS encoding LysE family transporter, which codes for MSDADAWSALLGPLVTAYAPVLAVPGPNLLVVLRASVAAPGRGPLVAALGVACGAGLAAAFAGLGASLLPAGRLVTGLGTALFALLMLRAAYRLVSGRAGLPEDPARLVRGRDAGTFALGLGAAVTNPVSLAFFAGFFLAHPDRAAVPVAGAAVFCMAAAWFGLVGLVLARPSCRARLAGTGRLARLVLAALLVACAALAVGRALQT
- a CDS encoding FUSC family protein; its protein translation is MASLPGSLSDRLRRWFDRQRPRLTQGLRMTAASLATYGLAEAFGLPQGYWAVITALIVTQSSVGGSLKAALDRFLGSVLGACYGGVVAFAIPHHGGASTFAALFVAVAPLTFAAAVSAGFRIAPITAIIVLLSTTGSTLGPLAFALDRILEIGLGCVVGLAVSLLVAPARAARAVTGQAARLARLLADQLEALARLDAEETPEAKALPPTVRRSLARLETLAGEAARERRSRLSAAPDPDPLLRTLMRLRHDLVLLRRAISEADVEVLRAHLAEPWGTAARAAAARLRDLADALGTGRRPAGDDAALAAAIAGYRDAIDGMRRRQVTRTLSTDGVGRIFWLAFSLEQMRRNLDDLAARATDFSGPETGGEA
- a CDS encoding transporter substrate-binding domain-containing protein is translated as MRKIVGVMGVLAALAALPAEGRPLSAIQQDGTLRVGLTGDYAPYSLRQPDGSIKGADVVMAGDLAKALGVKVEIVPTTWKTLKDDLLSDRYDVAMGGVSVTPDRAAVADFSIPVLTDGKRPIVRCAEKDRYVSIKDIDKPEVRVVVNPGGTNQRFADANFPHASVRVFPDNRAIFKEVAEGRADLMVTDGAEVDYQSRLNAGVLCPAAVTGTFDKADKAFWMTRDPALKAAVDGWLSKTLKSGAYGKALAKAAE
- a CDS encoding TRAP transporter large permease subunit; this translates as MHVDIATETPALPAASAKRAWARTLDDTLGWLIEIPAALLVVAEVVVLLAGVVSRYVFHAPIVWSDELASILFLWLAMLGSVVAYRRAEHMRMTALVSMASVKTQAFLEAVALAAGLAFVLMLLHPAYEFAAEEVFVQTPALEITNAWRAAALPVGFALMLVVATLRLIECADWRHAVGAVALTGLIIAALMLAEPTLRTLGNWNLLIFFVLGVGALVFTGVPIAFAFGLATFGYLMLTTRAPAMVVVGRMDEGMSHLILLAVPLFVFLGLLIEMTGMAKAMVGFLASLLGHVRGGLHYVLVGAMYLVSGISGSKAADMAAVAPVLFPEMKKRGAKEGDLVALLAATGAQTETIPPSLVLITIGSVTGVSITALFTGGLLPGVVLGITLCTLVWWRYRGEDLRHVKRAGKGEIGKALVIAFPALALPFVIRAAVVEGVATATEVSTIGIVYAILAGLLIYRQFDWRRVYPMLVSTASLSGAILLIIGAATGMAWALTQSGFSQSLAVMMKSLPGGARGFLVVSAVAFVILGSVLEGIPAIVLFGPLLFPIARQVGVHEVHYAMVVILAMGVGLFAPPFGVGYYAACAISRIHPDAGIRPIVGYMLALLVGLAVVILVPWISIGFLG
- a CDS encoding TRAP transporter substrate-binding protein, with the translated sequence MSHTLSRRTLIAGAAAFPLATIFTRPVRAAEFEYKLATGQDPTHPVNTRAQEALARIREASNGRLDIKLFPANQLGSDTDLLSQVRNGSVEFFNLSTSILSTFVAAAALPNTGFAFKDYDDVWKAMDGGLGTYVREQIAKTPIQTVSKVWDNGFRHITSSTREIKVPEDLKGFKIRVPPSPMLTSLFKALDAGAAPLNFNELYSALQTKIFEGQENPLAITATTRLYEVQKSCSLTGHVWDGYWILGNKKAWQRLPEDLRAIVTRELDRSADDQRADIVKLSSSLRQDLGSKGITFVEVDRQKFRDALGRTTFYKDWKNKYGDAAWEHLEAVSGKLA
- a CDS encoding NAD(P)-dependent oxidoreductase — protein: MSAMSPVAFVGLGSMGLPMARNLVRHGFPVRGFDVRAEGRSAFATAGGTPADTIAAASEGAGALVLMVVNADQAESILFGEGALERLGPDAAVVLMATCPPAAVAALARRVTATGRAFVDAPVSGGVVGAEAGTLTIMAAAPADVIAGVRPLLEAMGDKVFHVGPEPGQGATMKAVNQLLCGVNLAAAAEALSLAAKVGIDGATALEIVSGSSASSWMLRDRGPRMLEETPRVTSAVDIFVKDLGIVLEAGRSEKAALPLAALAHQLFLAASSRGAGAEDDSQVIGSYRALNGK
- a CDS encoding transketolase family protein: MRRSKYTRPAWLSEANTGERLTTSAMIASLAGPDQRTAPAPFGHALAKLAEERPEIVGLTADLGKYTDLHIFAQKHPERFYQMGMAEQLLISAAAGMAREGFQPFATTYAVFAARRAYDFICMAIAEENLDVKIVCALPGLTTGYGPSHQATEDIAIFRGLPNMTILDPCDAHEIAQAVPAIADHKGPVYMRLLRGNVPLVLDEYGYKFELGKAKTIRDGNDVLIISTGLMTMRALEAAEALRGDKIDVSVLHVPTIKPLDTETILREAGKGGRLVVVAENHTVVGGLGEAVAGLLLRSGTVPKAFRQVGLPDEFLDAGALPTLHDRYGISTSAMVRSIREWL
- a CDS encoding transketolase encodes the protein MPTVESPPRQNSPSLAERAYRIRRNALLMGEVQGQGYIAQALGIADVLAVSYFHAMRYRPDEPEWEGRDRFLLSIGHYAIALYAALLEAGILPEDELTSYGADDSRLPMSGMAAYTPGMEITGGSLGHGLALAVGFCLGLKRKKSDSFVYCLISDGELGEGSIWEGAWSASHWKLDNLIAIVDVNNQQADGPASQVTGFEPAASRFEAFGWHVQRVDGNDIDALVRAFDQARACTEPKPRIIICDTKMAKGIPFLEARERNHFLRVEPQEWQDAIHILDAGRPA